The Arthrobacter oryzae DNA window GCTCCCATACTTATCCTTTCCTAAGATCCCGGTGGCCGGGACTGCCGGAACCCGTGGGGGTCCCGGCAGTCCCTGCCAGCGAAACTAGCGCTTCTGCTTGACGATTTTTTCCTGGTCGACCTGCGCCTCGTCGATGGGGGCGTATTCCTCGTGCCCCGCACCAACCAGGAGGTTGTCGCCCTCGCCGAAGAAGCCCTTCTTGAAGGCCACGATCGAGGTCTTCAGTGCTTCTGCGGTGTCATCGTCCATGACGTTGGTCTGAGCCAGCGTCGTCAGGATGGAGGACTTGTGCTTCAGGTGCTCCAGGAACTCGGTCTCGAAGCGGTTGATGTCCTCAACCGGAACGTCGTCCAGGTAGCCGTTGGTACCGGCCCAGATGGAGACGACCTGGTTCTCGACCGGGAACGGCGAGTACTGGCCCTGCTTGAGCAGTTCCATCAGGCGTGCACCACGGGTCAGCTGCTGGCGCGATGCGGCGTCGAGGTCCGACGCGAACATTGCGAAGGCCTGCATGTCGCGGTACTGGGCCAGTTCCAGCTTCAAGGTACCGGAGACCTTCTTCATGGACTTGACCTGCGCTGCGCCACCCACGCGGGAAACGGAGACGCCCACGTCGACGGCGGGACGCTGGTTGGCGTTGAAGAGGTCCGACTGCAGGAAGATCTGGCCATCGGTGATGGAGATCACGTTGGTCGGGATGTATGCGGAGACGTCGTTTGCCTTGGTCTCGATGAGCGGCAGGCCGGTCATCGAGCCTGCGCCCAGCTCGTCGGAGAGCTTGGCACAACGCTCCAGGAGGCGGGAGTGCAAGTAGAAGACGTCGCCCGGGTAGGCTTCGCGTCCCGGCGGGCGGCGGAGCAGCAGCGACACTGCACGGTAGGCCTCAGCCTGCTTGGACAGGTCATCAAACACGATGAGGACGTGCTTGCCGCCGTACATCCAGTGCTGGCCGATGGCCGAACCGGCGTAAGGGGCCAGGTACTTGAAGCCTGCGGGGTCGGACGCGGGGGAAGCCACGATGGTGGTGTATTCCAGTGCGCCGTTGTCCTCGAGGGTCTGGCGAACAGCCGCGATGGTGGACGCCTTCTGGCCGATGGCCACGTAGATGCAGCGCACCTGCTTGGTGACGTCCCCGGAAGCCCAGTTGGCCTTCTGGTTGATGATCGTGTCGATGGCAATTGCCGACTTGCCGGTCTGGCGGTCGCCGATGATCAGCTGACGCTGGCCGCGGCCGATCGGAATCATGGCGTCGATAGCCTTCAGACCGGTCTGCATCGGCTCGTGAACCGACTTGCGCTGGGTCACGCCGGGCGCCTGGAGTTCCAGGGCACGGGTGGTTTCAGCCTTGATTTCGCCGAGGTCGTCGATCGGCTGACCCAGCGGGTCAACCACGCGGCCGAGGAAGGCATCGCCAACCGGCACGGACAGAACCTGTCCCGTGCGGTGGACTTCCTGGCCCTCTTCGATCCCGGTGAAGTCACCGAGGATAATGACACCGATTTCGCGGACGTCAAGGTTCTGGGCCAGGCCCAGCGTGCCGTCTTCGAAACGAAGCAACTCGTTCGCCATGACCGAGGGAAGGCCCTCAACACGGGCGATGCCGTCACCTGCGGTGGTCACACGGCCGACCTCTACGCGCTCTGCGTTTCCGGGTTCGTAGGACGCCGCGAACTCGTTCAACGCAATACGGACGTCGTCGGCGTTGATGGTCAATTCGGCCATCTGCAGTCCCTGCTCTCCTGTTTTCGTGATCATCGTTGTCACGATGACCGGGGTTTCTATCAGTTAAGTTGTGCTTGTCCGGTTAGCCGGCAAGCTGACGCTGGAGCTGGCCCAGGCGGTTCAGTACAGAAGCGTCAAGCACTTCATCACCAACCTGGATCCGGATGCCACCGATCAGTGCCGGGTCAACGTTCATGTTGATCTTGAGCTCGCGCCCGTACAGGGCGTTCAGCCCTGCCTGCAGTCGGCTGGTCTGTGTCTCCGTCAGCGGACGGGTGACGCTGACCGTTGCGATCCAGCGCTGCTGGCGCTTGGCTGCAAGTTCTGCGAAACGACGCACAAGTTTGGTCACCTTGAGGCCACGGGGCTGCGAAACTGCCTGTCCGATGAGGACTTTCGCTTCCTCGCTTGCATGGGGAACGAGCTTTTCGGCGAGGGCAATCTTGGCAGCCGGGTTCGCCTGCGGCTCGGACAGAGCACGCTGTACCTCGTGGCTGGAACCAACAGTCTGGTTGAAGGCGAACAGATCGTTCTCCAGCGTTTCCAGTCCGGTGATTCCTGAGGCAGAGACGGCCGACTTGTTCTCAGCAACGGCAATTACCACCGAGGCGGCAAGAGTCTCGAGTGCATCGCCGATATCCCGAGCCGACGCCCAGCGTGAACCGGCCAGTCCGCTCGCGATGTCCGCAGCATCAGTGGAGACTTTCCCACTGAAGAGCTGCTTGACCAGTGCCGACTTTTCGTCACCGCTGCGGGACGGGTCAGTCAGGGCGCGGCGCAAGCCAGCCGAGCTGTCCACCGTTTCAAGGATTCCGAAGAGTTCCTTTGCCAACTGCAGCGAAGCGAAGGGAAGCTTGGCTTCCAATGCCACCAGCGCCGCGGTCAGCGATTCGCTCGATACACCTGCCATTACTTAGCTACACCTGCGTTCTGGTTCTCCAGATCTGCCAGGAAACGGTCAACCACACGGGCTGCACGTGCATCATCGCTGAGTGACTCGCCGACGATGCGGCTTGCCAGCGTGGTTGCCAGCGTGCCGACCTCGGAGCGAAGCGACACAACGGCCGCCTGGCGCTCGGATTCGATCTGGGCGTGCGCGTGTGCGGTGATGCGGGCAGACTCTGCAGCTGCCTTTTCCTTCAGGTCCGCCAGGATCTGGGCGCCTTCGGCACGGGCTTCCTCGCGGATGCGGTTGGCTTCTGCACGGGCGTCGGTGAGCTGCTGCTTGTACTCTTCGAGTGCAGCAGAAGCC harbors:
- the atpA gene encoding F0F1 ATP synthase subunit alpha; this encodes MAELTINADDVRIALNEFAASYEPGNAERVEVGRVTTAGDGIARVEGLPSVMANELLRFEDGTLGLAQNLDVREIGVIILGDFTGIEEGQEVHRTGQVLSVPVGDAFLGRVVDPLGQPIDDLGEIKAETTRALELQAPGVTQRKSVHEPMQTGLKAIDAMIPIGRGQRQLIIGDRQTGKSAIAIDTIINQKANWASGDVTKQVRCIYVAIGQKASTIAAVRQTLEDNGALEYTTIVASPASDPAGFKYLAPYAGSAIGQHWMYGGKHVLIVFDDLSKQAEAYRAVSLLLRRPPGREAYPGDVFYLHSRLLERCAKLSDELGAGSMTGLPLIETKANDVSAYIPTNVISITDGQIFLQSDLFNANQRPAVDVGVSVSRVGGAAQVKSMKKVSGTLKLELAQYRDMQAFAMFASDLDAASRQQLTRGARLMELLKQGQYSPFPVENQVVSIWAGTNGYLDDVPVEDINRFETEFLEHLKHKSSILTTLAQTNVMDDDTAEALKTSIVAFKKGFFGEGDNLLVGAGHEEYAPIDEAQVDQEKIVKQKR
- a CDS encoding F0F1 ATP synthase subunit delta, giving the protein MAGVSSESLTAALVALEAKLPFASLQLAKELFGILETVDSSAGLRRALTDPSRSGDEKSALVKQLFSGKVSTDAADIASGLAGSRWASARDIGDALETLAASVVIAVAENKSAVSASGITGLETLENDLFAFNQTVGSSHEVQRALSEPQANPAAKIALAEKLVPHASEEAKVLIGQAVSQPRGLKVTKLVRRFAELAAKRQQRWIATVSVTRPLTETQTSRLQAGLNALYGRELKINMNVDPALIGGIRIQVGDEVLDASVLNRLGQLQRQLAG
- a CDS encoding F0F1 ATP synthase subunit B; this encodes MNQTIISAATEGTNPLVPNPWEMGVVLAGFAVLFYIVVKFVVPMFEKTFAERAEAIEGGIAKAEKAQAEASAALEEYKQQLTDARAEANRIREEARAEGAQILADLKEKAAAESARITAHAHAQIESERQAAVVSLRSEVGTLATTLASRIVGESLSDDARAARVVDRFLADLENQNAGVAK